In Armatimonadota bacterium, a single genomic region encodes these proteins:
- the pyrE gene encoding orotate phosphoribosyltransferase gives MASFAEIFRRHPLYQEGHFLLSSGMHSPTYIQIALLLQHPTETAEACRELADRFRDRGVEVVVGPAIGAIVLAYEVARQLGARALWTEREEGRMALRRSFTVRPGERALVVEDVVTTGAAVGEVKRLLEAHGAQVVGIGALVDRSGTALTLGVPFEALVTVEAEAYLPALCPLCRAGLPFTKPGSRTHATPAP, from the coding sequence ATGGCGTCCTTCGCGGAGATCTTCCGGCGCCACCCCCTCTACCAGGAGGGGCACTTCCTCCTCAGCTCGGGGATGCACAGTCCCACCTACATCCAGATCGCCCTCCTCCTCCAGCACCCCACCGAGACCGCCGAGGCCTGCCGCGAGCTCGCCGACCGGTTCCGCGACCGGGGCGTCGAGGTCGTGGTCGGGCCGGCCATCGGGGCGATCGTCCTGGCCTACGAGGTGGCCCGCCAGCTGGGGGCGCGGGCGCTGTGGACGGAGCGGGAGGAAGGCCGGATGGCCCTGCGCCGCTCCTTCACGGTGCGCCCGGGGGAGCGCGCGCTCGTCGTCGAGGACGTCGTGACCACCGGAGCGGCGGTGGGCGAGGTGAAGCGGCTGCTCGAGGCCCACGGCGCCCAGGTGGTGGGGATCGGGGCCCTGGTCGACCGCAGCGGCACGGCGCTCACCCTGGGGGTCCCCTTTGAGGCGCTGGTCACCGTGGAGGCGGAGGCCTACCTGCCGGCCCTCTGTCCCCTCTGCCGCGCAGGACTCCCGTTCACGAAACCCGGGAGCCGCACGCACGCCACCCCGGCACCTTGA
- a CDS encoding S-layer homology domain-containing protein has protein sequence MRYLAFAIATVLSLALVAPAFAQPFADVPTDHWAFDAIAELAAKGLIEGYPDGTFKGDRAMTRYEMAMVVARLLARIEAIKIPEPPKIPPPEVRRADLDAVRTKLATVQRLVNEFRAELAALGVRVTAVEEELQALRARLDNTKVTGDFRFRYNIFPQGSPSGSGTGRAPDARLRARLTFTGQVTPAVKATVRLWAANNAGAGNFDVRFGNTAVFNSVAFDLAYLDINTAWGIPIAWRVGRQPITLGGTPNWGFGVGLLFDHANAGWTTGVNDGVTANFNVGPLKLFAFVAQDNQTSTGSGLGSAPLLNYWGVRGTFDIMPGWTLGASYYTERNPLSVAGGPLGAAAGVPAASTRGNGFSVDLGGTLISGLNFYGEYASWTFTGLSAASAWRAGVSLNLATLAGLTTFSPVLDIWYKNYGPLPAGGDVPVYTYACDEILFSATDCWNMRGWGTNLSLTFSPTVNAALTYESYTRINTAPGSGVASGASVSTFWARLNWTIAPRTTLSPMWFRQTVAGADTTNFYRVQLTYSW, from the coding sequence ATGAGGTACCTCGCGTTTGCCATCGCAACGGTGCTCTCACTGGCACTCGTTGCTCCCGCCTTCGCTCAGCCGTTCGCCGATGTGCCCACCGACCACTGGGCCTTCGACGCGATCGCCGAGCTGGCGGCGAAAGGTCTCATCGAGGGCTACCCCGATGGGACGTTCAAGGGCGACCGGGCCATGACCCGGTACGAGATGGCCATGGTCGTGGCCAGGCTGCTGGCCCGCATCGAGGCCATCAAGATCCCCGAGCCTCCCAAGATCCCACCGCCGGAAGTGCGGCGTGCGGACCTCGACGCCGTGCGCACGAAGCTCGCCACCGTCCAGCGGCTCGTGAACGAGTTCCGCGCCGAGCTGGCCGCGCTGGGCGTGCGCGTGACTGCGGTGGAGGAGGAGCTGCAGGCCCTCCGGGCCCGCCTCGACAACACCAAGGTGACCGGGGACTTCCGGTTCCGCTACAACATCTTCCCGCAGGGCTCGCCCAGCGGGTCGGGCACCGGCCGGGCTCCCGACGCCCGCCTCCGGGCCCGTCTCACCTTCACCGGCCAGGTGACCCCGGCCGTGAAGGCCACGGTCCGGCTGTGGGCCGCCAATAACGCCGGTGCGGGGAACTTCGACGTCCGATTCGGTAACACTGCGGTGTTCAACAGCGTCGCCTTCGACTTGGCCTATCTGGACATCAACACGGCGTGGGGGATTCCCATCGCATGGCGGGTCGGCCGGCAGCCCATCACGCTGGGCGGCACGCCCAACTGGGGCTTCGGCGTCGGCCTGCTCTTCGACCATGCCAATGCCGGGTGGACCACCGGCGTGAACGACGGCGTCACCGCCAACTTCAACGTCGGCCCGCTCAAGCTCTTCGCCTTCGTCGCCCAGGACAACCAGACCTCGACGGGCAGCGGCCTGGGCAGCGCGCCCCTGCTGAACTACTGGGGCGTGCGCGGCACCTTTGACATCATGCCGGGCTGGACGCTCGGGGCCTCCTACTACACGGAGCGCAACCCGCTCTCCGTGGCGGGCGGCCCGTTGGGTGCGGCGGCCGGTGTCCCGGCGGCCTCCACGCGCGGCAACGGCTTCAGCGTCGACCTCGGCGGCACGCTCATCTCCGGCCTGAACTTCTACGGGGAGTACGCCTCGTGGACGTTCACGGGGCTGTCGGCCGCCAGCGCCTGGCGGGCGGGGGTCTCGCTCAACCTGGCCACCCTGGCCGGGTTGACCACCTTCTCGCCGGTGCTCGACATCTGGTACAAGAACTACGGTCCGCTGCCGGCGGGCGGGGACGTGCCCGTCTACACCTACGCGTGTGACGAGATCCTCTTCAGCGCGACCGACTGCTGGAACATGCGCGGGTGGGGCACGAACCTCAGCCTGACCTTCTCGCCCACGGTGAACGCGGCGCTCACCTACGAGTCCTACACCCGGATCAACACCGCACCCGGCTCGGGTGTGGCCTCCGGGGCCAGCGTCAGCACCTTCTGGGCGCGGCTGAACTGGACCATCGCGCCGCGCACCACGCTCAGCCCGATGTGGTTCCGGCAGACCGTCGCCGGAGCTGACACGACGAACTTCTACCGGGTGCAGCTCACCTACTCCTGGTAG
- the hpt gene encoding hypoxanthine phosphoribosyltransferase, whose amino-acid sequence MLDDVDEILIPTEALQQRIQELGRAISHDYDGREPLLVGILTGSFVFLADLLRAITIPCAVDFMATASYGQGTESSGIVRILKDLDQSIEGRHVVVVDDIIDTGYTMDYLLELLRARYPASLAVCALLDKVPRRRREVRIDYRGFEIPDRFVVGYGLDYAGRYRNVPFICVLKPEIYR is encoded by the coding sequence CTGCTCGACGACGTCGATGAGATCCTGATTCCCACTGAGGCTCTCCAGCAGCGGATCCAGGAGCTCGGTCGGGCCATCTCTCACGACTACGACGGGCGCGAGCCCCTGCTGGTGGGCATTCTGACTGGATCGTTCGTCTTTCTCGCCGACCTGCTGCGGGCCATCACCATCCCCTGCGCCGTGGACTTCATGGCCACCGCCTCCTACGGGCAGGGGACGGAGAGCTCCGGGATCGTGCGCATCCTCAAGGACCTGGACCAGTCGATCGAGGGGCGCCACGTGGTGGTCGTGGACGACATCATCGACACCGGCTACACCATGGACTACCTGCTGGAGCTCCTGCGCGCCCGCTACCCGGCCTCGCTGGCGGTCTGCGCCCTCCTCGACAAGGTGCCGCGGCGGCGCCGGGAGGTGCGCATCGACTACCGGGGCTTCGAGATCCCCGACCGCTTCGTGGTCGGCTACGGGCTCGACTACGCCGGCCGCTACCGCAACGTCCCCTTCATCTGCGTGCTCAAACCGGAGATCTACCGCTGA
- the guaA gene encoding glutamine-hydrolyzing GMP synthase, producing the protein MPLPEAPSATDTGHDTVIVLDFGAQYAQLIARRIRESRVHSLILPFDTPVEALRRLRPAGIVLSGGPASVYEPQAPRPDPALFTMGVPLLGICYGMQLMAHALGGETGPGDHREYGRTRLYLDRREPLFGRLEDRLICWMSHGDAVRRLPPGFERLAHTDGGTIAAMGDHARRLYGVQFHPEVSHTPWGVQVLRAFLFEVCGCRPTWTMASFVDRAVDAVRRAVGEGRALCALSGGVDSATAAALVHRAIGDRLTCIFVDHGFLRAGEPEQVVRTFRDLYGVRLVHVDGRARFLARLRGVTDPEAKRRRIGEEFVRVFEEEAARVGDVDVLVQGTLYPDVIESGTRTAARIKTHHNVGGLPERMRLRLVEPLRELFKDEVREVARELGLPDAIVERHPFPGPGLAIRVVGEVTEARLDRLRAADAIVREEVRRAGLHRDLWQAFAILLPVASVGVQGDARAYGEVVVVRAVTSEDGMTADWARLPDDLLEILASRITREVRGITRVLYDVTSKPPATIEWE; encoded by the coding sequence GTGCCCCTCCCCGAAGCGCCTTCCGCTACCGACACGGGGCACGACACGGTCATCGTCCTGGACTTCGGCGCCCAGTACGCCCAGCTCATCGCCCGCCGGATCCGGGAGAGCCGGGTCCACAGCCTGATCCTGCCCTTCGACACGCCGGTGGAGGCGCTGCGCCGCCTGCGCCCCGCCGGCATCGTCCTCTCGGGCGGCCCCGCCAGCGTCTACGAGCCGCAGGCCCCCCGCCCCGACCCCGCGCTCTTCACCATGGGCGTGCCCCTGCTGGGCATCTGCTACGGGATGCAGCTGATGGCCCACGCGCTGGGCGGGGAGACCGGACCCGGAGACCACCGCGAGTACGGCCGCACCCGCCTCTACCTGGACCGGCGCGAGCCGCTCTTCGGGCGCCTGGAAGACCGCCTGATCTGCTGGATGAGCCACGGCGACGCCGTCCGGCGCCTCCCGCCGGGGTTCGAGCGGCTGGCGCACACCGACGGCGGGACCATCGCCGCCATGGGCGACCACGCCCGCCGACTCTACGGCGTGCAGTTCCACCCCGAGGTTTCCCACACGCCCTGGGGAGTGCAGGTCCTGCGCGCCTTCCTCTTCGAGGTGTGTGGGTGCCGCCCCACCTGGACGATGGCCTCCTTCGTCGACCGCGCCGTCGACGCCGTCCGGCGGGCCGTGGGGGAGGGGCGGGCCCTCTGCGCCCTCTCCGGCGGGGTGGACTCGGCCACGGCGGCGGCGCTGGTCCACCGGGCCATCGGCGACCGGCTGACCTGCATCTTCGTCGACCACGGCTTCCTGCGGGCCGGCGAGCCCGAGCAGGTGGTGCGCACCTTCCGCGACCTCTACGGGGTGCGGCTCGTCCACGTGGACGGCCGGGCGCGATTCCTCGCGCGCCTGCGCGGCGTCACCGACCCCGAGGCCAAGCGGCGGCGCATCGGCGAGGAGTTCGTGCGCGTCTTCGAGGAGGAGGCGGCGCGGGTGGGGGACGTGGACGTGCTGGTCCAGGGGACCCTCTACCCGGACGTCATCGAGAGCGGGACCCGCACCGCCGCGCGCATCAAGACCCACCACAACGTGGGCGGGCTCCCCGAGCGCATGCGGTTGCGCCTGGTCGAACCGCTGCGCGAGCTCTTCAAGGACGAGGTGCGCGAGGTGGCCCGCGAGCTTGGGCTGCCCGACGCCATCGTGGAGCGCCACCCCTTCCCCGGCCCGGGGCTGGCCATCCGGGTCGTCGGCGAGGTGACGGAGGCGCGGCTGGACCGGCTGCGCGCCGCCGACGCCATCGTCCGGGAGGAGGTGCGGCGCGCCGGGCTCCACCGCGACCTCTGGCAGGCCTTCGCCATCCTCCTCCCCGTGGCCAGCGTCGGGGTGCAGGGGGACGCGCGCGCCTACGGCGAGGTGGTGGTGGTGCGGGCGGTGACCAGCGAGGACGGGATGACGGCGGACTGGGCTCGCCTGCCCGACGACCTGCTGGAGATCCTGGCCAGCCGCATCACCCGGGAGGTGCGCGGGATTACCCGGGTCCTCTACGACGTCACCAGCAAGCCCCCGGCCACGATCGAGTGGGAGTAG
- a CDS encoding type II toxin-antitoxin system prevent-host-death family antitoxin → MTIHEAKTHLSRLIRRVVRGGAVVITRGIPVARLVPVTAESAGMRRLGLDAGLVAIEETFDEPLPQEVATAFTWRACPRAQ, encoded by the coding sequence GTGACGATCCACGAGGCCAAGACGCACCTTTCCCGGCTCATCCGACGGGTGGTCCGGGGTGGGGCGGTCGTCATCACCCGAGGGATTCCCGTCGCCCGCCTGGTGCCGGTGACGGCCGAATCGGCAGGGATGCGGCGGTTGGGCCTCGATGCGGGCCTGGTGGCGATCGAAGAAACGTTCGATGAGCCTCTGCCCCAGGAAGTCGCCACAGCCTTCACGTGGCGGGCCTGCCCCCGCGCCCAGTGA
- the pyrF gene encoding orotidine-5'-phosphate decarboxylase, with protein MAELVVALDVPDLSRARALLDRLEGIVTHFKVGLELFTATGPQAVALVRERGGVVVLDLKLHDIPHTVAGAVRAAARLGASYLTVHLAGGEAMVRAGAAAAREAGGPRLLGVTHLTSEPLPIGQEGDHDRRVQEQARWAASLGMDGTVVAVREVGLVRAACPRGFLTLTPGVRPRGWPAEDQQRVATPTEAAQAGADLVVVGRPIVEAGDPAVAARAILEELRLGSAAPT; from the coding sequence GTGGCTGAGCTGGTCGTCGCCCTGGACGTCCCCGACCTGTCCCGGGCCCGCGCCCTGCTGGACAGGCTCGAGGGGATCGTCACGCACTTCAAGGTGGGGCTGGAACTCTTCACCGCGACAGGGCCCCAGGCCGTGGCGCTGGTACGGGAGCGGGGCGGGGTAGTCGTCCTGGACCTCAAGCTGCACGACATCCCCCACACCGTCGCCGGCGCCGTCCGCGCCGCTGCGCGCCTGGGCGCATCGTACCTGACCGTGCACCTGGCCGGCGGGGAGGCGATGGTGCGGGCGGGCGCTGCCGCGGCCCGGGAGGCCGGCGGGCCGCGGTTGCTCGGCGTCACACATCTGACCAGCGAGCCGCTCCCGATCGGTCAGGAGGGCGACCACGACCGCCGCGTGCAGGAGCAGGCGCGGTGGGCGGCTTCGCTGGGCATGGACGGGACGGTCGTGGCCGTCCGCGAGGTGGGGCTCGTGCGCGCCGCCTGTCCCCGCGGCTTCCTCACGCTCACCCCCGGGGTGCGGCCGCGCGGCTGGCCGGCCGAGGACCAGCAGCGCGTCGCCACCCCAACCGAGGCGGCGCAGGCGGGGGCCGACCTGGTCGTGGTGGGCCGGCCCATCGTCGAGGCCGGGGATCCTGCGGTCGCGGCGCGTGCGATCCTCGAGGAGCTGCGGCTGGGGAGCGCCGCTCCCACCTAG
- the pcrA gene encoding DNA helicase PcrA yields the protein MTRGDGLLAGLNPPQRQAVEHPGGPLLILAGAGSGKTRVLAYRIAHLIRVREVRPGRILAVTFTNKAANEMRERVDRLVGSAVGRAIWIGTFHHLCSRLLRRHGERVGLPRHFVVYDADDQRTLVREVLGALGLDERRFPPALLLGMIGKAKDEMLGPAEYAARAENLYEEIAGKVYAAYQAALRERGAVDFDDLLLETLRLFEEAPEVLREYQERFLHILVDEYQDTNRAQYRIVRALAARHRNLCVVGDDDQSIYRWRGADIRNILDFERDYPDATIVKLEQNYRSTKTILAAATEVIRHNPHRHEKRLWTANPEGEPVQVYEAYDGHDEARFVVDVIRREAAAGRPYRDVVVLYRTNAQSRLFEEQCLRAGIPYQVVGGVRFYERKEVKDLLAYLRLALNPQDLGSLRRVVNTPRRGIGEVSLARLEAYAAAHGMTVLEAMAAPEALAELPRPVVRAAGEFLGIVERIRDRAGRVRVSDLIEQTIVETGYQAMLEAEGTDEAYSRLENLRELVTVAREFEQVTGEETLEAFLQHLALITDVDTWQEQADRVTLMTLHSAKGLEFPIVFLVGMEEGIFPHARSLEEEGGLEEERRLCYVGMTRARERLYLTYSRQRTLFGTPQPAIPSRFLDEVPQSLLRPAATPRPAGEEEPPGPLAWAEEARRVVVPPTGSLVRHATFGDGRVLEVEGEGVLAVITVQFAAGVKRLAAGYAPLEVIQTP from the coding sequence ATGACACGCGGCGACGGTCTGCTGGCCGGCCTCAACCCGCCCCAGCGCCAGGCGGTCGAGCACCCGGGAGGCCCGCTGCTCATCCTGGCCGGTGCCGGCTCGGGGAAGACCCGGGTCCTGGCCTACCGTATCGCCCACCTGATCCGGGTCCGCGAGGTGCGGCCCGGTCGCATCCTGGCCGTGACCTTCACCAACAAGGCGGCCAACGAGATGCGCGAGCGGGTGGACCGCCTGGTGGGCAGTGCCGTCGGACGGGCCATCTGGATCGGCACCTTCCACCACCTCTGCAGCCGCCTGCTGCGGCGCCACGGCGAGCGGGTGGGGCTGCCCCGCCACTTCGTCGTCTACGACGCGGACGACCAGCGAACGCTGGTCCGCGAGGTGCTGGGCGCGCTGGGGCTGGACGAACGGCGCTTCCCGCCGGCGCTTCTGCTGGGCATGATCGGCAAGGCCAAGGACGAGATGCTGGGGCCGGCGGAGTACGCCGCCCGGGCGGAGAACCTCTACGAGGAGATCGCCGGCAAGGTCTACGCCGCCTACCAGGCGGCCCTGCGGGAGCGGGGCGCCGTCGACTTCGACGACCTGCTGCTGGAGACGCTGCGCCTCTTCGAGGAGGCGCCCGAGGTCCTGCGCGAGTACCAGGAACGCTTCCTGCACATCCTGGTGGACGAGTACCAGGACACCAACCGCGCGCAGTACCGGATCGTCCGCGCGCTGGCCGCCCGTCACCGCAACCTGTGCGTGGTGGGGGACGACGACCAGTCGATCTACCGGTGGCGCGGGGCCGACATCAGGAACATCCTCGACTTCGAGCGCGACTACCCGGACGCCACCATCGTCAAGCTCGAGCAGAACTACCGCTCGACGAAGACGATCCTGGCGGCCGCCACCGAGGTCATCCGCCACAACCCCCACCGCCACGAGAAGCGCCTGTGGACGGCCAACCCCGAGGGGGAGCCGGTGCAGGTGTACGAGGCCTACGACGGGCACGACGAGGCCCGCTTCGTCGTCGATGTCATTCGCCGGGAGGCCGCGGCCGGCCGCCCCTACCGCGACGTCGTCGTCCTCTACCGCACCAACGCCCAGTCCCGCCTCTTCGAGGAGCAGTGCCTGCGCGCCGGCATCCCCTACCAGGTGGTGGGCGGGGTGCGCTTCTACGAGCGCAAGGAGGTCAAGGACCTCCTGGCCTACCTGCGGCTGGCCCTGAACCCCCAGGACCTGGGCAGCTTGCGGCGGGTGGTGAACACGCCCCGCCGTGGCATCGGCGAGGTCTCCCTGGCCCGCCTGGAGGCCTACGCGGCGGCGCACGGGATGACGGTGCTCGAGGCCATGGCCGCCCCCGAGGCCCTGGCCGAGCTGCCCCGGCCGGTCGTCCGGGCGGCGGGGGAGTTCCTCGGGATCGTGGAGCGCATCCGGGACCGCGCCGGCCGCGTCCGGGTCAGCGACCTGATCGAGCAGACCATCGTCGAGACCGGCTACCAGGCCATGCTCGAGGCGGAAGGGACCGACGAGGCCTACTCCCGGCTGGAGAACCTGCGCGAGCTGGTCACGGTGGCGCGCGAGTTCGAGCAGGTCACCGGAGAGGAGACCCTCGAGGCCTTCCTCCAACACCTGGCGCTCATCACCGACGTGGACACCTGGCAGGAGCAGGCCGATCGGGTGACGCTGATGACCCTCCACAGCGCCAAGGGGCTGGAGTTCCCCATCGTCTTCCTGGTGGGGATGGAGGAGGGGATCTTCCCCCACGCCCGCAGCCTGGAGGAGGAGGGCGGGCTGGAGGAGGAGCGGCGCCTCTGCTACGTGGGGATGACCCGGGCCAGGGAGCGTCTCTACCTGACCTACAGCCGCCAGCGCACCCTCTTCGGCACCCCCCAGCCGGCCATCCCTTCCCGCTTCCTGGACGAGGTCCCCCAGTCCCTGCTGCGCCCGGCCGCCACCCCCCGCCCGGCCGGTGAGGAGGAACCGCCCGGGCCCCTGGCCTGGGCGGAGGAGGCCCGGCGCGTGGTCGTGCCCCCGACCGGCTCCCTGGTGCGCCACGCCACCTTTGGGGACGGCCGGGTCCTGGAGGTGGAGGGGGAGGGGGTCCTGGCGGTGATCACCGTCCAGTTCGCCGCCGGGGTCAAGCGCCTGGCCGCCGGCTATGCCCCCCTGGAGGTGATCCAGACCCCTTGA
- a CDS encoding dihydroorotate dehydrogenase translates to MPTSSQAAEVHPAGGPRLAITLAGITFPTPVLAAPGPLGFGREVQGAVDLRAFGGFITKSVTLEPREGHARPHVVEVDGGWLNAVGLRNPGLAAFLVKDLPFLRTLGIPIVVSVAGTTVEEFVRLAEWLDAEDGVAAIELNVSCPNVHAGQRFGSEPRLTEELVAGVRRATRRPLIVKLTPNATDVTAVARAAAGAGADAFGCVNTLAGLAIDPGTRRPRLGAGLGGLSGPAIRPVAVRLTWEVARATGLPVIGMGGVLTAEHALEFLLVGAHAVGVASAVLVDAEAPRRITAGLATYLQQHGFSDIRQVVGAVEGLPDEAPGLALAAEGWSG, encoded by the coding sequence GTGCCCACGTCGTCCCAAGCTGCCGAGGTCCACCCCGCCGGGGGCCCACGTCTGGCCATCACCCTCGCCGGCATCACCTTCCCCACGCCGGTGCTGGCCGCCCCCGGGCCGCTGGGCTTCGGGCGGGAGGTCCAGGGGGCGGTGGACCTGCGCGCCTTCGGGGGGTTCATCACCAAGTCGGTGACCCTGGAGCCCCGCGAGGGGCACGCGCGGCCGCACGTGGTCGAGGTGGACGGCGGCTGGCTGAACGCCGTCGGGCTGCGCAACCCAGGCCTGGCTGCTTTCCTGGTGAAAGACCTCCCTTTCCTGCGCACGCTGGGCATCCCCATCGTGGTCAGCGTGGCCGGCACGACGGTCGAGGAGTTCGTCCGTCTGGCCGAGTGGCTGGACGCCGAGGACGGGGTGGCCGCCATCGAGCTGAACGTCTCCTGCCCCAACGTGCACGCCGGCCAGCGCTTCGGCAGTGAGCCCCGCCTGACGGAGGAGCTGGTGGCGGGCGTGCGGCGGGCCACCCGGCGGCCGCTCATCGTCAAGCTCACCCCCAACGCCACCGACGTGACGGCGGTGGCGCGTGCCGCGGCCGGGGCGGGCGCGGACGCCTTCGGGTGCGTGAACACGCTGGCCGGGCTGGCCATCGACCCGGGCACCCGCCGCCCTCGGCTGGGCGCCGGGCTTGGCGGCCTGTCGGGGCCGGCGATCCGGCCGGTTGCGGTGCGCCTCACCTGGGAGGTGGCGCGCGCCACCGGTCTCCCGGTCATCGGCATGGGCGGGGTCCTCACGGCCGAGCACGCGCTGGAGTTCCTGCTGGTGGGGGCCCACGCCGTGGGCGTGGCGTCTGCCGTGCTGGTGGATGCGGAGGCACCGCGCCGGATCACCGCGGGCCTCGCCACCTACCTGCAGCAGCACGGGTTCAGCGACATCCGCCAGGTGGTCGGTGCGGTCGAGGGCCTGCCGGATGAGGCCCCGGGCCTGGCGCTCGCCGCGGAGGGCTGGAGTGGCTGA
- a CDS encoding GuaB3 family IMP dehydrogenase-related protein encodes MMPFVGRHRTARTAYGFDDIALAPGTSTVDPEDVDLSWRVGDLTFPLPFLGAAMDSVVDVRTAALLGALGAAGVLNLEGLQTRYPDPEVALEAIASASPEEAVARLQEVYRPPVREELVAERVAAIKAAGVPCLVSVTPAQAERLVRPAVEAGADAVLVQSTVVTERHRSRRGASLSLRDLTRRLDVPVMVGNCVTYDAALQLLDAGAAGVFVGVGPGAACTSRRVLGVGVPQATAIADVAAARDEYRRRTGVYVPVVADGGIGVGGEVAKAIACGADAVMLGSALARAEEAPGRGFHWGMATPHAALPRGTRIRVGTSGTLRQILLGPAVVDDGSQNLAGALRTALGMCGATTLAEMHEVEIVLAPALATEGKGLQFAQRVGQGR; translated from the coding sequence CTGATGCCCTTCGTCGGCCGCCACCGCACCGCCCGCACCGCCTACGGTTTCGACGACATCGCGCTCGCCCCCGGGACCTCGACGGTCGACCCCGAGGACGTCGACCTCTCCTGGCGCGTCGGTGACCTGACCTTCCCCCTGCCCTTCCTCGGGGCGGCCATGGACAGCGTGGTGGACGTGCGCACGGCCGCGCTGCTCGGCGCGCTGGGGGCGGCGGGTGTGCTCAACCTGGAAGGACTGCAGACGCGCTACCCCGACCCGGAGGTGGCCCTGGAGGCCATCGCCAGCGCTTCGCCGGAGGAGGCGGTGGCGCGGCTCCAGGAGGTCTACCGCCCGCCGGTGCGGGAGGAGCTGGTGGCCGAGCGCGTGGCGGCTATCAAGGCGGCCGGTGTGCCCTGCCTGGTCTCGGTGACGCCGGCCCAGGCCGAGCGCCTGGTCCGTCCGGCGGTGGAGGCGGGCGCCGACGCCGTGCTGGTGCAGTCGACCGTGGTGACCGAGCGCCACCGCAGCCGCCGCGGGGCCAGCCTCTCGCTGCGCGACCTGACCCGCCGGCTGGACGTCCCGGTGATGGTGGGCAACTGCGTGACCTACGACGCCGCCCTCCAGCTCCTGGACGCGGGGGCCGCCGGGGTCTTCGTGGGGGTGGGGCCCGGCGCGGCCTGCACCAGCCGGCGCGTGCTGGGGGTGGGCGTGCCCCAGGCCACCGCCATTGCCGACGTGGCCGCCGCCCGCGACGAGTACCGCCGCCGCACCGGCGTCTACGTACCGGTGGTGGCCGACGGGGGCATCGGGGTGGGCGGGGAGGTGGCCAAAGCCATCGCCTGCGGTGCCGACGCCGTCATGCTGGGCTCGGCCCTGGCCAGGGCCGAGGAGGCGCCGGGCCGCGGCTTCCACTGGGGGATGGCCACGCCGCACGCCGCCCTGCCGCGCGGTACGCGCATCCGCGTGGGGACCTCGGGGACGCTGCGCCAGATCCTGCTGGGCCCCGCCGTGGTGGACGACGGGTCGCAGAACCTGGCCGGGGCGCTGCGCACGGCGTTGGGCATGTGCGGGGCGACGACGCTCGCCGAGATGCACGAGGTGGAGATCGTGCTGGCACCGGCGCTGGCCACGGAAGGGAAGGGGCTGCAGTTCGCCCAGCGGGTGGGGCAGGGGCGGTGA